From a region of the Mycolicibacterium sp. MU0050 genome:
- a CDS encoding tetratricopeptide repeat protein, with the protein MADNRQGGEQRPAGGARGGGPRRDQRGGPRRQAPARSGPNRARRAQPQTGAGPARGEADAGEKPRGPAIPPDIDAKQLAPEVRRELTTLDKTTADTIARHLVAAGELIDEDPEAALAHAQAARTRSGRIAAIREAVGIAAYRCGDWAQALAELRAARRMGSKSALLPLIADCERGVGRPERAIELARSPEAAALEGDDADELRIVAAGARADLGQLEQALAVLASPAPDPSRTGQTAARLFYAYAEALLALGRKDEALQWFLNSGRADIDGVTDAEERVSELA; encoded by the coding sequence GTGGCTGACAACAGGCAGGGCGGCGAGCAGCGCCCGGCGGGCGGTGCTCGCGGCGGCGGCCCGCGGCGCGACCAGCGTGGTGGGCCGCGTCGGCAGGCGCCCGCCCGCTCGGGTCCCAATCGTGCGCGTCGTGCGCAACCTCAGACCGGCGCCGGCCCTGCGCGCGGGGAGGCCGACGCGGGCGAGAAGCCCCGCGGGCCGGCGATACCACCCGACATCGACGCCAAACAGCTTGCGCCCGAAGTTCGCCGGGAGTTGACCACGCTGGACAAGACCACGGCCGACACCATCGCGCGGCACCTGGTGGCGGCCGGTGAGCTGATCGACGAGGACCCCGAGGCGGCCCTGGCGCACGCGCAGGCGGCCCGGACGCGGTCGGGCCGCATCGCGGCGATCCGGGAGGCCGTCGGCATCGCGGCCTACCGGTGTGGGGACTGGGCCCAGGCGCTGGCCGAACTCCGCGCGGCCCGCCGAATGGGCAGCAAGTCCGCGCTGCTGCCGCTGATCGCGGACTGCGAACGAGGAGTGGGCCGCCCCGAGCGCGCCATCGAATTGGCCCGCAGCCCTGAGGCGGCCGCACTGGAGGGCGACGACGCCGACGAGTTGCGCATCGTCGCGGCCGGCGCTCGCGCCGATCTGGGGCAGCTCGAGCAGGCGTTGGCCGTGCTTGCCTCACCGGCCCCGGACCCGTCCCGCACGGGCCAGACCGCCGCCCGGCTGTTCTACGCCTACGCCGAGGCGCTGCTGGCGCTGGGGCGCAAGGACGAAGCGCTGCAATGGTTCCTGAATTCCGGCCGGGCCGACATCGACGGCGTCACCGACGCCGAAGAGCGGGTCAGCGAGCTGGCCTGA
- a CDS encoding HAD-IIA family hydrolase, whose product MTTLAQLHDCLLLDLDGTVFRGHAPTEDSLEALATATARQLFVTNNASRSAAEVAEHLRELGFDAAGEDVVTSAQSAAGLLAQQLPAGAHVLVVGTEALADEIRTVGLVPVRNFADDPVAVVQGHSVDTGWAVLAEAALAIRAGALWVAANVDKTLPSERGLLPGNGSMVAALRTATDADPQVAGKPAPTLMADALSRGQFDTPLVVGDRLDTDIAGANAAGLPSLMVLTGVSTAREAVHAIPAERPTFIAETLAGLHAAADHLSVRAQPAWRINHDDGVVTVHTAGHDDSADGLGIVRATARAVWESGLDRVSIRAGDDTAEAALRRWALLDPAID is encoded by the coding sequence GTGACGACGCTCGCACAACTTCACGACTGCCTGCTGCTCGACCTCGACGGCACGGTGTTCCGCGGCCACGCTCCCACCGAAGACTCCCTCGAAGCACTGGCCACTGCCACGGCGCGGCAGCTGTTCGTCACCAACAACGCCTCGCGCAGCGCCGCCGAGGTCGCCGAGCATCTGCGTGAACTGGGCTTCGATGCGGCCGGCGAAGACGTGGTCACCAGCGCGCAGAGCGCAGCGGGTCTGCTGGCCCAGCAGCTGCCCGCCGGAGCCCACGTGCTGGTGGTCGGCACCGAGGCGCTCGCCGACGAGATCCGCACGGTGGGCCTGGTGCCGGTGCGCAACTTCGCCGACGACCCGGTGGCCGTCGTCCAGGGACATTCGGTGGACACCGGCTGGGCGGTGCTGGCCGAAGCCGCGCTGGCCATCCGGGCCGGGGCGTTGTGGGTGGCCGCCAACGTCGACAAGACGCTGCCGTCGGAACGCGGCCTGCTGCCGGGCAACGGATCCATGGTGGCGGCGTTGCGCACGGCCACCGATGCCGACCCGCAGGTGGCCGGCAAGCCCGCCCCGACGTTGATGGCGGATGCGTTGTCCCGTGGGCAGTTTGACACCCCGCTGGTGGTAGGTGACCGGCTCGACACCGACATCGCGGGTGCGAACGCGGCCGGGCTGCCCAGCCTGATGGTGCTCACCGGCGTCAGCACCGCGCGGGAGGCCGTGCACGCCATCCCCGCCGAGCGGCCCACCTTCATCGCCGAGACCCTGGCCGGGTTGCACGCCGCGGCCGACCACTTGTCGGTGCGCGCCCAGCCGGCCTGGCGGATCAACCACGACGACGGCGTCGTGACGGTCCACACGGCCGGGCACGACGACAGCGCCGACGGGCTGGGCATCGTCCGCGCGACCGCCCGGGCCGTCTGGGAGTCCGGACTCGACCGGGTCAGCATCCGGGCCGGCGACGACACCGCGGAGGCCGCGCTGCGGCGCTGGGCGTTGTTGGACCCGGCCATCGACTAG
- a CDS encoding TlyA family RNA methyltransferase, with protein sequence MARRMRVDAELVRRGLARSRQQAAELIGAGRVSIDGMPASKPATAVTAETTLKVADVGERSWVSRGAHKLIGALDVFGIDVGGRRCLDAGASTGGFTEVLLDRGAREVVAVDVGYGQLAWPLRSDERVVVVERTNVRELTPETIGGQVDLVVADLSFISLATVLPALAACAAESADIVPMVKPQFEVGKGQVGAGGVVQDPALRTSAVLSVARRAADLRWYTMAATASPLPGPSGNVEYFLWLRSDPERALHDQQLEAAIARSVDEGPQ encoded by the coding sequence GTGGCGCGGCGTATGCGAGTGGACGCCGAGCTGGTCCGGCGGGGACTGGCGCGGTCCCGTCAACAGGCCGCCGAGCTGATCGGCGCCGGACGGGTCAGCATCGACGGGATGCCCGCCTCCAAGCCGGCCACCGCAGTCACCGCCGAGACCACGCTCAAGGTCGCCGACGTCGGGGAGCGCAGCTGGGTCTCGCGCGGGGCCCACAAGCTGATCGGCGCCCTCGACGTCTTCGGTATCGACGTCGGCGGCCGTCGGTGCCTGGACGCCGGCGCGTCCACCGGCGGGTTCACCGAGGTGCTGCTGGACCGCGGCGCCCGCGAGGTGGTCGCCGTCGACGTCGGGTACGGGCAGCTGGCCTGGCCGCTGCGCTCCGACGAGCGCGTCGTCGTCGTCGAACGGACCAATGTGCGCGAGCTGACCCCGGAAACGATCGGCGGCCAGGTGGATCTCGTCGTCGCGGATCTGTCCTTCATCTCGCTGGCCACGGTGTTACCCGCACTCGCCGCATGTGCCGCCGAGTCCGCCGATATCGTTCCCATGGTGAAGCCACAGTTCGAGGTCGGCAAGGGGCAGGTGGGGGCCGGGGGTGTGGTCCAAGACCCCGCCCTGCGCACCAGTGCGGTGCTGTCGGTGGCGCGCCGGGCCGCAGACCTGCGCTGGTACACCATGGCGGCGACGGCCAGCCCGTTGCCGGGTCCGTCCGGCAACGTGGAGTACTTTCTGTGGCTGCGCTCCGATCCCGAGCGCGCGTTGCACGATCAGCAGCTGGAAGCCGCCATCGCGCGGTCGGTCGATGAAGGGCCGCAATGA
- a CDS encoding NAD kinase — translation MTSQRTVLLVVHTGRENATAVARHVEKVLGDNGIALRVLSAEAVDRGTLRLAPEDMRARGVEIDVVDADENAAKGCELVMVLGGDGTFLRAAELARNADIPVLGVNLGRIGFLAEAEADAIDTVLDHVINRGYRVETRMTLDIVVTVGGEVVNRGWALNEASLEKRPRLGVLGVVVEVDGRPVSEFGCDGVLVSTPTGSTAYAFSAGGPVLWPDLEAILVVPNNAHALFARPMVTSPEATIAVELERDGHDALVFCDGRREMPLPTGSRLEVTRSAKPVKWIRLDSAPFTDRLVRKFRLPVTGWRGK, via the coding sequence ATGACCTCTCAACGTACTGTCCTGTTGGTCGTGCACACCGGTCGCGAGAACGCCACCGCCGTGGCGCGCCATGTGGAAAAGGTGCTGGGCGACAACGGCATTGCGCTACGCGTGCTTTCGGCCGAGGCCGTCGATCGCGGCACGCTGCGGCTGGCGCCCGAGGACATGCGGGCCCGCGGCGTGGAGATCGACGTCGTCGACGCCGACGAGAACGCCGCCAAGGGCTGCGAATTGGTGATGGTGCTCGGCGGCGACGGGACCTTCCTGCGGGCCGCCGAGTTGGCGCGCAACGCCGACATCCCGGTGCTGGGCGTCAACCTCGGGCGGATCGGGTTTCTCGCCGAGGCGGAGGCCGACGCGATCGACACCGTGCTCGACCACGTCATCAACCGCGGCTACCGGGTCGAGACGAGGATGACGCTGGACATCGTGGTGACCGTCGGGGGTGAGGTGGTCAACCGCGGTTGGGCGCTCAACGAGGCCAGTCTGGAGAAGCGCCCCCGGCTGGGGGTGCTCGGTGTGGTGGTCGAGGTGGACGGGCGCCCGGTGTCGGAGTTCGGTTGCGACGGCGTGCTGGTGTCGACGCCCACGGGATCGACGGCCTACGCCTTCTCGGCCGGCGGGCCGGTGCTCTGGCCGGATCTGGAGGCAATCCTGGTGGTGCCCAACAACGCCCACGCCCTGTTTGCGCGGCCGATGGTCACCAGCCCGGAGGCCACCATCGCGGTGGAACTCGAGCGCGACGGGCACGACGCGCTGGTGTTCTGCGACGGCCGGCGTGAGATGCCGCTGCCCACCGGTAGCCGCCTCGAGGTGACCCGATCGGCCAAACCGGTCAAGTGGATTCGGCTCGACAGCGCTCCGTTCACCGACCGGCTGGTGCGCAAGTTCCGCCTGCCCGTCACCGGCTGGCGTGGGAAGTAG
- the recN gene encoding DNA repair protein RecN, with translation MLSEIRIESLGAIKAADAEFDRGLTVLTGETGTGKTMVVTGLHLLGGARADANRVRSGAARAVVEGRFSTTDIGADLAAQVDEILDASGAERDEDGSVIALRSVSREGPSRAYLGGRSVPAKSLSTFTAQLLTLHGQNDQLRLMRSDEQRAALDRFADVTDALRRYRKLREEWLQARRDLAERTNSARELAQESDRLLFALEEIDGIDPSPGEDDALVADIKRLSELDALRESATAARLSLAGGDEADGAEPSASAAQLVAQAKAALEATDDAVLQALGGQLTDALTVVEDVAREVGGYLGELPTDASTLETKLARQAELRTLTRKYAPDIDGVLAWAGQARDRLAQLDVSEEALAGLQQRVDESAARLADVAAELTRTRTKAAKRLAKAVTTELAGLAMAQAEFTIDVTPMLVGPEDSAPLTLSSGATVHAGSAGVDAVEFGFTAHRGSTVLPLTKSASGGELSRVMLALEVVLAASAEGTTMVFDEVDAGVGGRAAVQIGRRLARLARTHQVIVVTHLPQVAAYADTHLVVDALARDGSSRVRRLDDDERVAELARMLAGLGESDTGRAHARELLEAAQQDRAPSS, from the coding sequence GTGCTCTCCGAGATCCGAATCGAATCGCTGGGCGCCATCAAGGCCGCCGACGCGGAGTTCGACCGTGGCCTGACGGTGCTCACCGGCGAGACCGGCACCGGCAAAACGATGGTGGTGACGGGGCTGCACCTGCTCGGTGGCGCCCGCGCGGACGCCAACCGGGTGCGCTCCGGGGCCGCCCGCGCCGTCGTGGAGGGGCGTTTCAGCACCACCGACATCGGCGCCGACCTGGCCGCCCAGGTCGACGAGATCCTCGACGCCTCGGGGGCCGAGCGCGACGAGGACGGCAGCGTGATCGCGCTGCGATCGGTCAGCCGCGAGGGGCCGTCGCGGGCCTACCTGGGTGGGCGCAGCGTGCCGGCGAAGTCGCTGAGTACCTTCACCGCGCAACTGCTGACGCTGCACGGACAGAACGACCAGCTGCGGCTGATGCGTTCCGACGAGCAACGGGCCGCGCTGGACCGGTTCGCCGACGTCACCGATGCGCTGCGGCGCTACCGGAAGCTGCGCGAGGAATGGTTGCAGGCCCGCCGCGATCTGGCCGAGCGGACCAACAGCGCGCGCGAATTGGCCCAGGAATCCGACCGACTGCTCTTCGCGCTCGAGGAGATCGACGGGATCGACCCGAGCCCGGGCGAGGACGACGCGCTGGTGGCGGACATCAAGCGGCTGTCCGAGCTCGACGCGCTGCGGGAGTCGGCCACGGCTGCGCGGCTGTCGCTGGCCGGCGGCGACGAGGCCGACGGGGCGGAGCCCTCGGCCTCGGCGGCCCAGCTGGTCGCCCAGGCCAAGGCCGCGCTCGAGGCCACCGACGACGCGGTCCTGCAAGCACTGGGCGGGCAGCTGACCGATGCGCTGACGGTCGTCGAGGACGTGGCCCGCGAGGTGGGCGGCTATCTGGGCGAACTCCCCACCGATGCGAGCACGCTGGAGACCAAGCTGGCGCGGCAGGCCGAACTGCGGACGCTGACCCGCAAGTACGCCCCCGACATCGACGGCGTGTTGGCGTGGGCCGGTCAGGCGCGCGATCGGCTGGCGCAACTCGACGTCTCCGAGGAGGCGTTGGCGGGTCTGCAGCAGCGCGTCGACGAGAGCGCCGCGCGGCTGGCCGACGTGGCCGCCGAGCTGACCCGCACCCGCACCAAGGCCGCCAAACGGCTGGCCAAGGCCGTGACCACGGAGTTGGCCGGGTTGGCGATGGCGCAGGCGGAGTTCACCATCGACGTGACACCGATGCTCGTCGGGCCCGAGGACTCGGCGCCGTTGACGCTGAGCTCCGGTGCGACGGTGCACGCCGGATCGGCCGGGGTGGACGCGGTCGAGTTCGGCTTCACCGCCCATCGGGGCAGTACCGTGCTGCCGCTGACCAAGAGCGCGTCCGGCGGTGAACTCTCCCGCGTCATGCTGGCGCTGGAAGTGGTTCTGGCCGCCTCGGCGGAGGGCACCACGATGGTGTTCGACGAGGTGGACGCCGGCGTCGGCGGACGGGCCGCGGTGCAGATCGGCCGGCGGTTGGCGCGGTTGGCCCGCACCCACCAGGTCATCGTCGTCACGCACTTGCCGCAGGTGGCCGCCTATGCCGACACCCACCTGGTGGTGGATGCGCTGGCGCGGGACGGCTCCAGCCGGGTCCGACGACTCGACGACGACGAGCGGGTGGCGGAGTTGGCGCGGATGCTGGCCGGGTTGGGGGAGTCCGACACCGGTCGGGCGCATGCCCGCGAGCTGCTGGAGGCCGCGCAGCAGGATCGGGCGCCGTCGTCCTGA
- the steA gene encoding putative cytokinetic ring protein SteA, producing the protein MRMAALLSRNSNSRPGVVGTARVDRDIDRLLRRVEPGDIVVLDVLDLDRVTADALIEANIAGVVNASPSISGRYPNLGPEVLVTNGIALIDETGPEVFKKVKDGARIRLHNGGVYSGDRRLILGVERTDEEIVEKMHEAKSGLVSHLEAFAGNTIEFIRSESPLLIDGIGIPDIDVDLRRRHVVVVAEEPNAADDLKGLKPFIKEYQPVLIGVGTGADLLRKAGYRPQLIVGDPEQMSADVLKSGAQVVIPADADGHAPGLERIQDLGVGAMTFPAAGSAADLALLLADHHGAALIVTAGHTASIEEFFDRTRQQSNPSTFLTRLKVGEKLVDAKAVATLYRSRISGGSVAMLVLAMLIAVIVALWVSRTDTVVLEWLTQYWNQFTLWVQGWVT; encoded by the coding sequence ATGAGGATGGCAGCGCTTCTCTCTCGCAACAGCAATTCTCGACCCGGTGTGGTGGGCACGGCGCGGGTGGACCGCGACATCGACCGCCTGCTGCGCAGAGTGGAGCCCGGGGACATCGTCGTGCTCGACGTGCTGGACCTGGACCGGGTCACCGCCGACGCGCTGATCGAAGCCAACATCGCCGGGGTGGTCAACGCCTCCCCGTCGATCTCCGGTCGCTATCCCAACCTCGGGCCGGAGGTGCTGGTGACCAACGGCATCGCGCTCATCGACGAGACCGGTCCGGAGGTGTTCAAGAAGGTCAAGGACGGCGCCCGTATCCGCCTGCACAACGGCGGCGTGTACTCCGGTGATCGCCGCCTGATCCTCGGCGTCGAGCGGACCGACGAAGAGATCGTCGAGAAGATGCACGAGGCCAAGAGCGGGTTGGTCAGTCACCTGGAGGCCTTCGCCGGCAACACCATCGAGTTCATCCGCAGTGAGAGCCCGTTGCTGATCGACGGCATCGGGATCCCGGACATCGATGTGGACCTGCGCCGGCGGCACGTCGTCGTGGTCGCCGAGGAGCCCAACGCGGCCGACGACCTCAAGGGCCTCAAGCCGTTCATCAAGGAGTACCAGCCGGTGCTCATCGGCGTCGGCACCGGTGCCGATCTGCTGCGCAAGGCCGGCTACCGGCCGCAGTTGATTGTCGGCGACCCCGAACAGATGAGCGCCGATGTGCTCAAATCCGGTGCGCAGGTGGTCATTCCGGCCGACGCCGACGGACACGCGCCCGGCCTGGAACGCATTCAGGACCTCGGCGTGGGTGCCATGACGTTCCCGGCGGCGGGCTCGGCGGCGGACCTGGCGCTGCTGCTGGCCGACCATCACGGTGCCGCGCTGATCGTCACTGCCGGTCACACCGCGAGCATCGAGGAGTTCTTCGACCGCACCCGGCAGCAGAGCAACCCGTCGACCTTCCTGACCCGGCTCAAGGTGGGGGAGAAGTTGGTGGACGCCAAGGCCGTCGCCACCCTGTACCGCAGCCGGATCTCCGGCGGCTCGGTGGCCATGCTGGTGCTGGCGATGCTGATCGCCGTCATCGTCGCGCTGTGGGTGTCGCGGACGGACACTGTGGTGCTCGAATGGCTCACGCAGTACTGGAACCAGTTCACGCTGTGGGTGCAGGGCTGGGTGACCTAG
- a CDS encoding copper transporter: protein MISLRSHAISLAAVFLALAVGVVLGSGLLSDTLLSGLRAEKRDLQGQINALTDDKNALNERLRAANDFDTQVAPRIVRDALAGKSVVLFHTPDANEHDLDAVQRVVEQAGGAVTGGIELTQEFVDANSAEKLKTVVNSPILPAGTQLSTTLVDQGSQAGDLLGIAMLINRDPKAPRVDDLQRQTVLAALRDTGFVNYAGDNVGAADTAVIVTGGPLGDDAGNQGATVARFAAAMAPHGSGTVLAGRHGSATGTGAVAVLRSDSGLTAAVSSVDDIDSESGRITAVLGLQDLINGGKPGQYGVGQGATALTVRQ from the coding sequence GTGATATCGCTTCGCTCCCACGCTATCTCGCTGGCGGCCGTGTTCCTGGCCTTGGCGGTCGGGGTGGTGCTGGGCTCGGGTCTGCTCTCGGACACGTTGCTGTCGGGGCTGCGTGCGGAAAAACGCGACCTGCAGGGGCAGATCAACGCGCTGACCGACGACAAGAACGCGCTCAACGAACGGCTGCGCGCCGCCAACGACTTCGACACCCAGGTGGCGCCCCGGATCGTGCGGGACGCCCTGGCCGGCAAGTCGGTGGTGCTGTTCCACACCCCCGACGCCAACGAGCACGACCTCGACGCCGTGCAGCGGGTCGTCGAGCAGGCCGGCGGCGCGGTTACCGGCGGCATCGAGCTCACCCAGGAATTCGTCGACGCCAACTCCGCCGAGAAGCTCAAGACGGTGGTGAACTCGCCCATTCTGCCGGCGGGCACCCAACTGAGCACCACGCTGGTCGATCAGGGATCGCAGGCCGGCGACCTGCTGGGCATCGCGATGCTGATCAACCGCGATCCCAAGGCCCCGCGGGTCGACGACCTGCAGCGACAGACCGTGCTGGCCGCACTGCGCGACACCGGCTTCGTGAACTATGCCGGGGACAACGTGGGCGCCGCGGACACCGCGGTGATCGTCACCGGCGGGCCGCTCGGCGACGACGCCGGCAATCAGGGGGCCACGGTGGCCCGGTTCGCCGCCGCGATGGCGCCGCACGGGTCGGGGACGGTGCTGGCCGGCCGGCACGGCTCGGCGACGGGCACCGGAGCGGTGGCGGTGCTGCGCTCCGACAGCGGTCTGACGGCCGCGGTCAGTTCGGTCGACGACATCGACTCCGAGTCCGGCCGTATCACCGCCGTGCTCGGGCTGCAGGACCTGATCAACGGCGGCAAGCCGGGTCAGTACGGCGTGGGGCAGGGCGCCACGGCCCTGACCGTCCGTCAGTAA
- a CDS encoding CTP synthase: MPSLRRHPNTTTKHLFVSGGVASSLGKGLTASSLGQLLTARGLQVTMQKLDPYLNVDPGTMNPFQHGEVFVTEDGAETDLDVGHYERFLDRNLSGSANVTTGQVYSTVIAKERRGEYLGDTVQVIPHITDEIKNRILEMADPDADGNRPDVVITEIGGTVGDIESLPFLEAARQVRHEVGRENCFFLHVSLVPFLKPSGELKTKPTQHSVAALRSIGITPDALILRCDRDVPEGLKNKIALMCDVDIDGVISTPDAPSIYDIPKVLHREELDAYVVRRLNLPFRDVEWTQWNDLLERVHEPHETVRIALVGKYIDLSDAYLSVAEALRAGGFKHRTRVEIRWVASDDCETDAGAAAALDDVHGVLIPGGFGIRGIEGKIGAIRYARHRGLPLFGLCLGLQCIVIEAARSVGLTEASSAEFEPDTPDPVIATMAGQEEIVAGEADLGGTMRLGAYPAVLQENSIVAEAYGSVEVSERHRHRYEVNNSYRDKIAESGLLFSGTSPDGKLVEFVEYPRDVHPFLVGTQAHPELKSRPTRPHPLFAAFVGAAMDYKAAERLPVELPEHRANGAEHEDADPLIPESASRG; encoded by the coding sequence TTGCCATCGCTACGCAGGCATCCAAACACCACGACCAAGCACCTCTTCGTCAGCGGTGGTGTCGCGTCTTCACTCGGTAAGGGGTTGACCGCCAGTAGCCTGGGGCAGCTTCTCACCGCGCGGGGACTGCAGGTGACGATGCAGAAGCTCGACCCGTACCTCAACGTCGACCCCGGCACCATGAACCCGTTCCAACACGGCGAGGTGTTCGTGACCGAGGACGGCGCCGAGACCGACCTCGATGTCGGGCACTACGAGCGGTTCCTCGACCGAAATCTGTCGGGCTCGGCGAACGTCACCACCGGTCAGGTGTACTCGACGGTGATCGCCAAGGAGCGCCGCGGCGAGTATCTCGGTGACACCGTGCAGGTGATCCCGCACATCACCGACGAGATCAAGAACCGGATCCTGGAGATGGCCGATCCGGACGCCGACGGCAACCGCCCCGACGTGGTGATCACCGAAATCGGCGGCACGGTAGGCGATATCGAGTCGCTGCCGTTCCTCGAGGCCGCGCGCCAGGTGCGGCACGAGGTGGGCCGGGAGAACTGCTTCTTCCTGCACGTCTCGCTGGTGCCGTTCCTGAAGCCCTCCGGCGAGCTGAAGACCAAGCCCACCCAGCATTCGGTGGCGGCGCTGCGCAGCATCGGCATCACGCCGGATGCGCTGATCCTGCGCTGCGACCGGGACGTGCCCGAGGGTCTGAAGAACAAGATCGCCCTGATGTGTGACGTCGACATCGACGGGGTGATCTCCACCCCGGACGCGCCGTCGATCTACGACATCCCCAAGGTGCTGCACCGTGAGGAGCTCGACGCCTACGTGGTGCGCCGGCTGAACCTGCCGTTCCGCGATGTGGAGTGGACGCAGTGGAACGACCTGCTCGAACGGGTGCACGAACCGCACGAGACGGTGCGAATTGCGTTGGTGGGCAAGTACATCGACCTCTCCGACGCCTACCTGTCGGTGGCCGAGGCGTTGCGTGCGGGCGGCTTCAAGCACCGGACCCGGGTGGAGATCAGGTGGGTGGCCTCCGACGACTGCGAGACCGATGCGGGCGCCGCGGCCGCCCTCGACGACGTGCACGGGGTGCTGATCCCCGGCGGGTTCGGAATCCGCGGTATCGAAGGCAAGATCGGTGCCATCCGCTATGCCCGGCACCGCGGCCTGCCGCTGTTCGGGCTGTGTTTGGGGCTGCAGTGCATCGTCATCGAGGCGGCCCGGTCGGTGGGTCTGACCGAGGCCAGCTCGGCGGAGTTCGAACCCGACACCCCGGATCCCGTCATCGCGACGATGGCCGGTCAGGAGGAGATTGTCGCCGGTGAGGCCGACCTCGGCGGAACCATGCGGCTGGGCGCGTACCCCGCTGTGCTGCAAGAGAATTCGATCGTGGCCGAGGCCTACGGCAGCGTGGAGGTCTCCGAACGGCACCGGCATCGCTACGAGGTCAACAACTCCTATCGGGACAAGATCGCCGAGAGCGGCCTGCTGTTCTCCGGCACCTCGCCGGACGGCAAGCTGGTCGAGTTCGTCGAGTACCCCCGCGACGTGCACCCGTTCCTGGTGGGCACCCAGGCCCACCCGGAGCTGAAGAGCCGGCCCACCCGTCCGCACCCGCTGTTCGCCGCGTTCGTCGGGGCGGCCATGGATTACAAGGCGGCCGAACGGCTTCCCGTCGAACTACCGGAGCACCGAGCCAACGGAGCCGAGCACGAGGACGCCGACCCGTTGATCCCAGAGTCCGCATCCCGTGGGTGA
- a CDS encoding NUDIX hydrolase, which translates to MGDHGFDTVSSETLFTGKIFALRADEVSMPGGTVARREVIEHYGAVAVVALDDQDNVVLVHQYRHALGRRLWELPAGLLDEYGEPPQSTAARELAEEAGLTAAEWAVLVDVDSAPGFSDESVRIYLVTGLTEVQRPEATHEEADMTVTRVPLAEAVARVFSGDIVNALAVAGILAAHAVRNGHAQTRPVTADWPDRPWRFAQRQRSAAGR; encoded by the coding sequence GTGGGTGACCACGGGTTCGACACCGTTTCCAGCGAAACCCTGTTCACTGGAAAGATCTTCGCCCTGCGCGCTGACGAGGTGTCGATGCCCGGCGGCACGGTGGCCCGACGCGAGGTCATCGAACACTACGGCGCGGTGGCCGTCGTCGCGCTCGATGACCAGGACAACGTCGTGCTCGTCCACCAATACCGCCACGCGCTGGGCCGACGGCTGTGGGAACTGCCCGCCGGACTGCTCGACGAGTACGGCGAGCCGCCGCAGTCGACCGCCGCGCGCGAACTCGCCGAGGAGGCGGGCCTGACGGCCGCCGAGTGGGCGGTGCTGGTCGACGTCGACTCCGCGCCCGGGTTCAGCGACGAAAGCGTGCGCATCTACCTGGTGACCGGCCTGACCGAAGTGCAACGTCCCGAGGCCACCCATGAGGAAGCCGACATGACGGTGACGCGCGTCCCCCTGGCGGAGGCGGTCGCGCGGGTGTTCTCCGGCGACATCGTCAATGCGCTTGCCGTCGCGGGCATTCTGGCCGCCCACGCGGTGCGCAACGGGCACGCCCAGACCCGCCCGGTCACCGCGGACTGGCCGGATCGGCCCTGGCGCTTCGCGCAGCGGCAGCGATCGGCGGCCGGGCGGTGA